A stretch of DNA from Camelus ferus isolate YT-003-E chromosome 18, BCGSAC_Cfer_1.0, whole genome shotgun sequence:
tccctctctccatttctGTGCTCTCTCTGCCAACCTGCTCCACCTCCTCTGCAGCTCAGTGATAACCCCTGGGCAAGAGTGTTACCTAATCATCTCCTCCCTCCTGGCAGCCTCAAGCCTTCaccctctgcctttctttctcccaGCAGACGCCTGCCTGCCCTGGCAGCCATGAGGCCCCCATGGTGTCCCCTGCACACGCCCTCCCTGGCTTCCccactccttctcctcctcttcctcctgggaagaagggcagaggctgagggccCGGAGGACCGAGAGCTGCTGGTGACGGTGCGTGGGGGCTGGCTGCGGGGCATCCGTTTAATGGCCCCTGGGGGCCCTGTCTCTGCCTTTCTGGGCATCCCCTTCGCAGAGCCACCTGTGGGCCCCCGTCGCTTTCTGCCACCAGAGCCAAAGCGGCCCTGGTCAGGGGTGCTGGATGCCACAGCCTTCCAAAGTGTCTGCTACCAATATGTGGACACCTTGTACCCGGGCTTTGAGGGCACCGAGATGTGGAACCCCAACCGTGAGCTGAGTGAGGACTGCCTCTACCTCAACGTGTGGACACCGTACCCTCGgcctgtgtcccccacccctgTCCTCATCTGGATCTACGGGGGTGGCTTCTACAGCGGGGCCTCCTCTCTGGACGTGTACGATGGCCGCTTCCTGGCCCAGGCCGAGGGCACAGTGCTGGTGTCCATGAACTACCGGGTGGGAGCCTTCGGCTTCTTGGCCCTGCCAGGGAGTCGGGAGGCCCCAGGCAATGTGGGTCTACTGGATCAGAGGCTGGCACTGCAGTGGGTGCAGGAGAATGTGGTAGCCTTCGGTGGGGACCCAACTTCAGTGACTCTGTTTGGGGAAAGTGCAGGCGCCGCCTCCGTGGGCATgcacctgctgtccccacccAGCCGGGGCCTGTTCCACAGGGCTGTGCTGCAGAGCGGTGCACCCAATGGGCCGTGGGCCACCGTGGGTGTGGGAGAGGCCCGCCGCAGGGCCACACTGCTGGCCCGCCTTGTGGGCTGTCCCCCGGGTGGGGCTGGTGGCAATGACACAGAGCTGGTGGCCTGCCTGCGGACACGGCCAGCTCAGGATCTGGTGGACCACGAATGGCACGTGCTGCCTCAGGAAAGCGTCTTCCGCTTCTCCTTCGTGCCTGTGGTGGACGGAGACTTCCTCAGCGACACGCCCGAGGCCCTCATCAATGCTGGAGACTTCCACGGCCTGCAGGTGACTAGTGCTGTTCAGGGTGGAGCTGGTTCCTCTAGGCCTGttctcccacctgcctctccccctggGGACCCAGGCTTAAGGGCTCCTCAAGACCCACTCCCAAAGGCCCAGGCTTCTGGGCCCCATGGccacctcctcttccctgtgGGCTCAATCCTGGGGTGGTCAGTGGGACAGAGAGGAATGGAAATGTGGGtatatttcctctttctctttcccttccccaatCTTGCACTCTCTTCCTCGCTGGTTCTGGGTCTATAACTGTTCATCTCTCTGGCTG
This window harbors:
- the ACHE gene encoding acetylcholinesterase isoform X4; the encoded protein is MRPPWCPLHTPSLASPLLLLLFLLGRRAEAEGPEDRELLVTVRGGWLRGIRLMAPGGPVSAFLGIPFAEPPVGPRRFLPPEPKRPWSGVLDATAFQSVCYQYVDTLYPGFEGTEMWNPNRELSEDCLYLNVWTPYPRPVSPTPVLIWIYGGGFYSGASSLDVYDGRFLAQAEGTVLVSMNYRVGAFGFLALPGSREAPGNVGLLDQRLALQWVQENVVAFGGDPTSVTLFGESAGAASVGMHLLSPPSRGLFHRAVLQSGAPNGPWATVGVGEARRRATLLARLVGCPPGGAGGNDTELVACLRTRPAQDLVDHEWHVLPQESVFRFSFVPVVDGDFLSDTPEALINAGDFHGLQLAGRLAAQGARVYAYIFEHRASTLSWPLWMGVPHGYEIEFIFGLPLKPSLNYTDEERTFAQRLMRYWANFARTGDPNDPRDHKAPQWPPYTAGAQQYVSLNLRPLEVRRGLRAQACAFWNRFLPKLLSATDTLDEAERQWKAEFHRWSSYMVHWKNQFDHYSKQDRCSDL
- the ACHE gene encoding acetylcholinesterase isoform X1 yields the protein MRPPWCPLHTPSLASPLLLLLFLLGRRAEAEGPEDRELLVTVRGGWLRGIRLMAPGGPVSAFLGIPFAEPPVGPRRFLPPEPKRPWSGVLDATAFQSVCYQYVDTLYPGFEGTEMWNPNRELSEDCLYLNVWTPYPRPVSPTPVLIWIYGGGFYSGASSLDVYDGRFLAQAEGTVLVSMNYRVGAFGFLALPGSREAPGNVGLLDQRLALQWVQENVVAFGGDPTSVTLFGESAGAASVGMHLLSPPSRGLFHRAVLQSGAPNGPWATVGVGEARRRATLLARLVGCPPGGAGGNDTELVACLRTRPAQDLVDHEWHVLPQESVFRFSFVPVVDGDFLSDTPEALINAGDFHGLQVLVGVVKDEGSYFLVYGAPGFSKDNESLISRAQFLAGVRVGVPQASDLAAEAVVLHYTDWLHPEDPARLREAMSDVVGDHNVVCPVAQLAGRLAAQGARVYAYIFEHRASTLSWPLWMGVPHGYEIEFIFGLPLKPSLNYTDEERTFAQRLMRYWANFARTGDPNDPRDHKAPQWPPYTAGAQQYVSLNLRPLEVRRGLRAQACAFWNRFLPKLLSATASEAPCTCSGLAHREAAPRPRPGLPLPLLLFFLLLSRFLRL
- the ACHE gene encoding acetylcholinesterase isoform X2; this translates as MRPPWCPLHTPSLASPLLLLLFLLGRRAEAEGPEDRELLVTVRGGWLRGIRLMAPGGPVSAFLGIPFAEPPVGPRRFLPPEPKRPWSGVLDATAFQSVCYQYVDTLYPGFEGTEMWNPNRELSEDCLYLNVWTPYPRPVSPTPVLIWIYGGGFYSGASSLDVYDGRFLAQAEGTVLVSMNYRVGAFGFLALPGSREAPGNVGLLDQRLALQWVQENVVAFGGDPTSVTLFGESAGAASVGMHLLSPPSRGLFHRAVLQSGAPNGPWATVGVGEARRRATLLARLVGCPPGGAGGNDTELVACLRTRPAQDLVDHEWHVLPQESVFRFSFVPVVDGDFLSDTPEALINAGDFHGLQVLVGVVKDEGSYFLVYGAPGFSKDNESLISRAQFLAGVRVGVPQASDLAAEAVVLHYTDWLHPEDPARLREAMSDVVGDHNVVCPVAQLAGRLAAQGARVYAYIFEHRASTLSWPLWMGVPHGYEIEFIFGLPLKPSLNYTDEERTFAQRLMRYWANFARTGDPNDPRDHKAPQWPPYTAGAQQYVSLNLRPLEVRRGLRAQACAFWNRFLPKLLSATDTLDEAERQWKAEFHRWSSYMVHWKNQFDHYSKQDRCSDL
- the ACHE gene encoding acetylcholinesterase isoform X3, which gives rise to MRPPWCPLHTPSLASPLLLLLFLLGRRAEAEGPEDRELLVTVRGGWLRGIRLMAPGGPVSAFLGIPFAEPPVGPRRFLPPEPKRPWSGVLDATAFQSVCYQYVDTLYPGFEGTEMWNPNRELSEDCLYLNVWTPYPRPVSPTPVLIWIYGGGFYSGASSLDVYDGRFLAQAEGTVLVSMNYRVGAFGFLALPGSREAPGNVGLLDQRLALQWVQENVVAFGGDPTSVTLFGESAGAASVGMHLLSPPSRGLFHRAVLQSGAPNGPWATVGVGEARRRATLLARLVGCPPGGAGGNDTELVACLRTRPAQDLVDHEWHVLPQESVFRFSFVPVVDGDFLSDTPEALINAGDFHGLQLAGRLAAQGARVYAYIFEHRASTLSWPLWMGVPHGYEIEFIFGLPLKPSLNYTDEERTFAQRLMRYWANFARTGDPNDPRDHKAPQWPPYTAGAQQYVSLNLRPLEVRRGLRAQACAFWNRFLPKLLSATASEAPCTCSGLAHREAAPRPRPGLPLPLLLFFLLLSRFLRL